Proteins from one Palaemon carinicauda isolate YSFRI2023 chromosome 26, ASM3689809v2, whole genome shotgun sequence genomic window:
- the LOC137619862 gene encoding LOW QUALITY PROTEIN: uncharacterized protein (The sequence of the model RefSeq protein was modified relative to this genomic sequence to represent the inferred CDS: inserted 1 base in 1 codon; substituted 1 base at 1 genomic stop codon), which produces MVAINILKGNETESYNITITCYADDICIHSTSLDHLQRFLSAFYESASSCGLIISPGKSKILSPRPARNLPEFTVGNNVVPLCTQYIYFGAPVQITPSIPARQRVHPLVQDLLTRLQRRLTRLKWLTNYSTGVSILVARTIYLSLARCQLSRSTLQLLEKFQNQAMRHILGCPASTRIVNMQHELHFPPLVGRIYSNVTYFSIKCLYYPHLSPHYSHIIRTSQDIDAPRPXLCQGGRTLXSTVFSCIQRLDINIVAENVDHGLALWQTPVPEISYTPVSKTELPQLQQQRALENIDRLSSSLSITHHLYTDGSLLQDGSAGCAVFSPTLESPPKGWTGRRLPKSSSSTYCELLGLLDAIILITWTRNNELIICDSQPALQALSSHKPAYQCLVTQIHRQLAPPS; this is translated from the exons ATGGTCGCAATAAACATCCTAAAAGGAAATGAAACCGAGTCATACAACATAACCATCACTTGCTACGCAGACGATATTTGCATTCATTCAACCTCTCTGGATCACCTGCAACGCTTCCTTTCTGCCTTCTACGAATCAGCATCTTCCTGTGGTCTTATCATCTCCCCAGGAAAAAGTAAAATCCTCTCCCCAAGGCCAGCAAGGAATCTACCAGAGTTTActgtggggaacaatgttgtacctttatgcacacaatatatttattttggagCGCCTGTGCaaattacaccatccattccagcaagACAGAGAGTACATCCCCTTGTTCAAGATCTGCTGACCCGGTTACAACGACGCCTAACTCGtctcaagtggcttactaattattctaCAGGAGTATCTATCCTAGTCGCCAGAACCATATATCTTTCGCTTGCACGatgtcaactctccagatcaactctacagcttcttgaaaaattccagaaccaagcaatgagacaCATTCTAGGTTGTCCAGCTTCCACTAGAATCGTAAACATGCAACACGAACTCCATTTCCCTCCACTCGTTGggagaatatactccaatgtcacctacttcagtatcaaatgcctgtattaccctcacctgtctcctcactattcacACATCATCAGAACTTCTCAGGATATAGATGCACCTCGTCCATAACTATGCCAGGGGGGACGTACAC GTAGTACTGTCTTTTCATGCATTCAGaggcttgacatcaacatcgtggcagagaaCGTGGACCATGGCCTTGCACTCTGGCAGACTCCTGTGCCGGAAATCTCTTACACTCCTGTCTCTAAGACTGAATTGCcacaacttcaacaacaacgagCATTGGAGAACATCGACAGACTATCTTCATCCCTCAGTATAacccatcacctctacacagacggctccctcctgcaggatggcagtgctggatgtgctgttttctcccccactttggaaTCCCCACCAAagggctggacaggccgtcgccttccaaagtcatcaagctccacgtattgtgaactgCTTGGACTTCTAGATGCAATTATTTTAATCACATGGACCAGAAACAACGAATTGATCATCTGCGACTcacaaccagcactccaagccctttcatcacataagccagcataccagtGCCTGGTTACgcaaatacataggcaactagcACCGCCAtcatga